In one window of Cellulophaga sp. HaHa_2_95 DNA:
- a CDS encoding restriction endonuclease subunit S → MMMKYRLDKLCEINSGGTPSRRKKEYYNEGKIPWAKIRDIESSNGTIYDTEEKITIEGLKSIRNKLFPKGSLLISIYGSVGKVAFTGVDMSSNQAILGIRLNKEGENKLSLEYLKYWFEINLESLKNRAVGGILKNISASIVRGLEIPLPSLNDQKRIAQVLSNCESLIQKRKESIALLDELLKSTFLEMFGDPIEMNKKNLEKLENHIEYLTSGSRGWAKYYSDEGPKFLRIKNLGFGVLNEKDVQKVNPPKSAESIRTIVEEGDLLISITADLGRTAVVPKHYGEAYINQHLALVRLKESLNPRYAAYYFAMPFGNRMIQKKDKDGVKSGLTFKDIKNFDIYMPEIIHQKKFEIIFNQIQELKISYNNHLEELENLYGSISQKGFKGELDLSKVKISSICDFVTTNSDASDSILDIKTPVAGSLEPPKNEDKRPRISKKELENLKITTKGKRDITNTTYLDFIGIPTEIQRRNYADDYSIETDFINEKLFIQFYLKDNFKNKEFTLSDVEISFNSYFIPKGQDFDYESWKEFVFDFIEAKPPLLEQLFDRNDNTVKLKLTDEAFKA, encoded by the coding sequence ATGATGATGAAATATCGATTAGATAAACTTTGTGAAATTAATAGTGGAGGAACACCATCGCGAAGAAAAAAAGAATATTACAATGAAGGAAAAATACCATGGGCAAAAATAAGAGATATCGAATCTTCAAATGGTACTATCTACGATACAGAAGAGAAAATAACTATTGAAGGATTAAAAAGTATTAGAAATAAGTTATTTCCTAAAGGTTCATTACTAATATCTATTTATGGATCTGTTGGAAAAGTAGCTTTTACAGGTGTCGACATGTCATCAAATCAGGCGATTTTAGGTATAAGACTTAATAAAGAAGGTGAAAATAAATTAAGTTTAGAATACCTTAAATATTGGTTTGAGATTAATCTCGAATCTTTAAAAAATAGAGCCGTTGGAGGAATATTAAAAAACATTTCTGCCTCGATTGTCCGTGGGTTAGAAATTCCTCTTCCAAGTTTAAATGACCAAAAACGCATAGCACAAGTTTTATCTAATTGTGAAAGTTTAATACAAAAACGTAAAGAAAGTATTGCGTTATTAGATGAGTTGTTGAAATCTACTTTTTTGGAAATGTTTGGGGATCCAATTGAAATGAACAAAAAGAATCTGGAAAAACTCGAAAATCATATAGAGTATTTGACAAGTGGTTCTCGTGGTTGGGCGAAATATTATTCAGATGAAGGTCCTAAATTTTTAAGAATTAAAAATTTAGGATTTGGAGTTTTAAATGAAAAAGATGTACAGAAGGTAAATCCTCCTAAAAGTGCCGAAAGCATTAGAACTATTGTGGAAGAAGGAGATTTGCTAATTTCAATAACAGCAGATTTAGGTAGGACGGCTGTAGTTCCAAAACATTATGGAGAAGCATACATTAATCAACATTTAGCTTTGGTTAGACTCAAAGAAAGCCTAAATCCTCGATATGCAGCTTATTATTTTGCGATGCCATTTGGAAATCGGATGATACAAAAAAAAGATAAAGATGGGGTTAAATCTGGTCTTACCTTTAAGGATATCAAAAATTTCGACATTTACATGCCAGAAATAATACACCAAAAAAAATTTGAAATAATATTTAATCAGATTCAAGAATTAAAAATATCTTATAACAATCATTTAGAAGAGTTAGAAAATTTATATGGAAGTATAAGTCAAAAAGGATTTAAAGGAGAGTTAGATTTGAGTAAGGTTAAAATATCTAGCATTTGTGATTTTGTAACTACAAATTCAGACGCTTCAGATTCTATTTTAGATATTAAAACGCCAGTGGCAGGCTCTTTAGAACCACCAAAAAATGAAGATAAAAGACCTAGAATTTCTAAGAAAGAGTTAGAAAATTTAAAAATTACAACTAAAGGAAAAAGAGATATAACTAATACTACTTATTTAGATTTTATAGGAATCCCAACCGAAATACAAAGAAGGAATTATGCAGATGATTATTCTATCGAAACTGATTTTATAAATGAAAAATTGTTTATCCAATTTTATTTAAAAGATAATTTCAAAAATAAAGAATTTACCCTGAGTGATGTTGAAATAAGTTTTAATTCTTACTTCATTCCAAAAGGTCAGGATTTTGATTATGAAAGTTGGAAAGAGTTCGTTTTTGATTTTATTGAAGCTAAACCTCCTTTGCTAGAACAACTTTTTGATAGAAATGATAATACAGTAAAACTAAAACTAACAGATGAAGCTTTTAAGGCTTAA
- a CDS encoding N-6 DNA methylase: MSLINSNPQIASKINDLWNKFWSGGISNPLTAIEQITYLLFMKKYDENDLEELSKAEFTGDPYTSKFDGTFFATKQDEENNQNGIDKQELRWSNFKRLPANDMLQHVQRYVFPFIKTLDTDESPFVKHMANAVFIIPKPSLLLEAVKSIDDIFDLMEQDATQNGQDFQDIQGDVYEMLLSEIASAGKNGQFRTPRHIIKLLAELVNPKLGQRIADPACGTGGFLLGAYQYMVTQLDKEKEKQQSDEDGFIRSSRSALLTEDVKEILGSSLQGYDIDQTMVRLGLMNLMMHGIESPQIDYKDTLSKSYFETSEYDVVLANPPFTGSVDKGDIHEELSLKTTKTELLFIERIYNMLKMGGTAGIVIPQGVLFGSGKAFVEARKLMIEKSELKAVITIPSGAFKPYAGVSTAILIFTKGGETENVWFYDMESDGYTLDDKRAKLKDKEGNDDYGDLQDIITNYKTRTTKKENDRKAKHFFVPKKEIKDEGYDLSFSRYKEEVFEEIEYEKPEVILTKLLGGKDKDGKKIKGLELEISEGLNELKELF; the protein is encoded by the coding sequence ATGAGCTTAATTAATAGCAATCCACAAATTGCATCAAAAATAAATGACCTTTGGAATAAATTTTGGTCTGGTGGAATTTCAAACCCACTAACGGCAATAGAGCAAATTACATATTTGCTGTTTATGAAAAAGTATGATGAAAATGATTTAGAAGAATTATCTAAAGCTGAATTCACAGGAGATCCTTATACCTCAAAATTTGATGGTACATTTTTCGCGACAAAACAAGACGAAGAAAACAATCAAAACGGAATAGACAAACAAGAATTACGTTGGAGTAATTTTAAACGTTTACCTGCAAACGATATGTTGCAACACGTGCAACGTTATGTGTTTCCATTTATTAAAACATTAGATACTGATGAGTCACCATTTGTAAAGCACATGGCAAATGCGGTGTTTATTATTCCTAAGCCATCGTTATTATTAGAAGCTGTAAAAAGCATTGATGATATTTTTGACCTCATGGAGCAAGATGCCACCCAAAATGGTCAAGATTTTCAAGACATTCAAGGTGACGTTTACGAAATGTTATTAAGCGAAATTGCTTCTGCAGGTAAAAACGGACAGTTTAGAACACCAAGACATATTATAAAATTATTGGCGGAATTGGTAAATCCAAAACTAGGACAACGCATTGCAGATCCTGCTTGTGGTACAGGTGGTTTTTTATTGGGTGCTTACCAATATATGGTAACTCAGTTAGATAAAGAAAAAGAGAAACAACAATCAGACGAAGATGGTTTTATCCGCAGTAGCCGAAGCGCTTTATTAACCGAAGATGTTAAAGAAATTTTAGGAAGCAGTTTACAAGGGTACGATATAGACCAAACGATGGTGCGTTTAGGTTTAATGAACCTGATGATGCATGGTATCGAAAGCCCACAAATAGATTATAAAGATACGTTAAGTAAAAGCTACTTTGAAACTAGCGAGTACGATGTTGTATTGGCAAATCCACCATTTACAGGAAGTGTAGATAAAGGAGATATACACGAAGAGTTAAGCCTTAAAACTACCAAAACGGAATTACTATTTATAGAGCGTATTTACAACATGCTTAAAATGGGAGGAACTGCTGGTATTGTTATACCGCAAGGGGTATTATTTGGTTCTGGTAAAGCTTTTGTAGAGGCTAGAAAGTTAATGATTGAAAAATCGGAATTGAAAGCAGTAATAACCATACCAAGTGGTGCGTTTAAACCCTATGCAGGTGTAAGTACAGCTATCTTAATTTTTACCAAAGGAGGTGAAACCGAAAACGTTTGGTTTTACGATATGGAAAGCGATGGTTACACATTAGACGATAAACGGGCGAAACTAAAAGACAAAGAAGGAAATGATGATTACGGCGATTTACAAGACATCATTACCAACTACAAAACTAGAACTACAAAAAAAGAAAACGACAGAAAAGCAAAGCACTTTTTTGTGCCTAAAAAAGAAATTAAAGACGAAGGTTACGATTTAAGTTTTTCTCGTTATAAAGAAGAAGTTTTTGAAGAAATTGAATACGAAAAACCTGAAGTTATTTTAACCAAATTATTAGGTGGAAAAGATAAAGATGGTAAAAAAATTAAAGGATTAGAATTAGAGATTTCTGAAGGATTGAATGAGTTAAAGGAATTGTTTTAG
- a CDS encoding restriction system-associated AAA family ATPase encodes MKLLRLKINQPNGFRSLKKGFEMYFLRDFHYQDATTFNPYVLAGTNGSGKSNILEALAEIFFHLDCIYLSNKPDYFDKSNDNPKGFDPKKSRIDAYELEYFTFLDKEIFPNENHTEKAQIKIVKTLNDRPKITWFNKEKFKHSTDLTQKEIKILLPEYVVGYASGNNETLSLPFFKSRFLQYDAYLNDLSNGEFVDPKPQNSLVYLDETFSQAILLTNLLMYDVIFDEESINDKAKNTILKPFKEYVKLKDVKSFRLIIRTDKEIKVLVDQENGDPRYMFNEKVKLLQNVDLQSDTQSVFIRSYLEKLKRCATSWQEYQNDGPISEDEVETFVTNSYLILDYHVNDATKQAFQFHFEKEPLKLFELFQLLLVLDNNEVSKKKKQRAYNSENIFINQDIHQVPVEEDRILRFKDFYIQKEHLNKAIYTKALSDGEHQFLHTLGLCLLFKDTRTLFLFDEPETHFNPDWKAKFISSIRNCFSKEEGDSDETMREMLITTHSPFLISDSKSDYVHIFKKNPKTGKVEDVKHPEFQTFGSSINKIGIRIFEMPNTIGEYAQQSLEVFRKEFELLEHPKQMEELIIKINKELGESVERILLVNEIINKIEGSK; translated from the coding sequence ATGAAGCTTTTAAGGCTTAAAATAAATCAGCCAAATGGCTTTCGCTCGTTAAAAAAAGGTTTTGAGATGTATTTCCTAAGAGACTTTCATTATCAAGATGCAACTACATTTAATCCATATGTATTAGCAGGTACAAACGGAAGTGGTAAGTCTAATATTTTGGAAGCACTTGCAGAAATATTTTTTCATTTAGATTGTATTTATTTAAGCAATAAACCAGACTACTTTGATAAAAGTAATGATAATCCAAAGGGTTTTGATCCTAAAAAATCTAGAATAGATGCTTATGAGTTAGAGTATTTTACATTTTTAGATAAAGAAATATTTCCTAATGAAAACCATACAGAAAAGGCACAGATTAAAATAGTAAAAACACTAAATGATAGACCGAAAATAACGTGGTTTAACAAAGAAAAATTTAAGCACAGTACTGACTTAACACAAAAAGAAATAAAAATATTATTACCAGAATATGTAGTCGGTTATGCTTCTGGAAATAATGAAACTTTAAGTTTACCTTTTTTTAAAAGTAGATTTTTACAGTATGATGCCTATTTAAACGATTTATCAAATGGTGAATTTGTAGATCCAAAACCACAAAATTCTTTAGTCTATTTAGATGAGACTTTTAGTCAAGCTATTTTATTAACTAATTTATTAATGTATGATGTTATTTTTGATGAAGAATCAATAAATGACAAAGCTAAAAACACGATTTTAAAACCATTTAAAGAGTATGTAAAATTAAAAGATGTAAAATCTTTTCGATTAATTATAAGAACAGATAAAGAAATAAAAGTACTTGTAGATCAAGAGAATGGCGACCCAAGATATATGTTTAATGAGAAAGTTAAACTATTACAAAATGTAGATTTACAATCTGACACTCAAAGTGTTTTTATACGTTCGTATCTTGAAAAACTGAAACGTTGTGCTACCAGTTGGCAAGAATACCAAAATGATGGGCCTATTAGCGAGGACGAAGTAGAAACGTTTGTCACTAATAGCTATTTAATTTTAGATTACCACGTAAATGACGCTACCAAGCAGGCCTTTCAGTTTCATTTTGAAAAAGAGCCATTAAAGCTGTTTGAATTATTTCAATTATTATTGGTTTTAGATAATAATGAAGTAAGTAAAAAGAAAAAACAGCGTGCTTATAATTCGGAAAACATTTTTATCAATCAAGATATTCATCAAGTACCAGTAGAGGAAGATAGAATATTAAGGTTTAAAGATTTTTACATTCAAAAAGAACATTTAAATAAAGCTATTTACACAAAAGCTTTGTCAGATGGAGAACATCAGTTCTTACATACTTTAGGGTTATGCTTGCTATTTAAAGACACCAGAACGCTCTTTTTGTTTGACGAACCAGAAACACATTTTAATCCAGATTGGAAAGCAAAATTTATTTCTAGTATTAGAAATTGCTTTTCAAAAGAGGAAGGAGATAGTGATGAAACTATGCGAGAAATGCTGATTACCACACATTCGCCCTTTTTAATATCAGACAGTAAAAGTGATTACGTGCATATATTTAAAAAGAATCCAAAAACAGGTAAAGTAGAAGATGTTAAACATCCTGAATTTCAAACTTTTGGATCTTCCATAAACAAAATTGGCATTCGCATTTTTGAAATGCCTAATACAATTGGTGAATATGCACAACAGAGTCTTGAGGTCTTTAGAAAAGAATTTGAACTATTAGAACACCCAAAGCAAATGGAAGAATTAATAATTAAAATAAACAAGGAACTTGGTGAATCTGTAGAACGTATTTTACTTGTAAATGAAATTATTAATAAAATTGAAGGTTCTAAATAA